A stretch of the Poseidonibacter antarcticus genome encodes the following:
- a CDS encoding heat shock protein transcriptional repressor HspR, whose amino-acid sequence METNSYIEPVFLISAVSEILDIHPQTLRQYEREGLIKPSRTNGKIRLYSQKDIDHIKYVLTLTRTLGVNLAGVDMILQLNKKISLLEEEIHTYKTKIKNINNLAVVPDTKALVVQQTSFDIVVIEKNEEN is encoded by the coding sequence ATGGAAACAAATAGTTATATTGAACCAGTATTTTTAATCTCAGCGGTATCTGAGATTTTAGATATTCATCCACAAACATTAAGGCAATATGAAAGAGAAGGTTTGATTAAACCTTCTCGTACAAATGGAAAAATAAGACTTTATTCACAAAAAGATATAGATCATATAAAATACGTTTTAACATTAACAAGAACACTTGGAGTTAATTTAGCTGGTGTTGATATGATTTTACAATTAAATAAAAAAATAAGCTTATTAGAAGAAGAAATTCATACATATAAAACAAAGATTAAAAATATAAACAATTTGGCAGTAGTTCCAGATACAAAAGCATTAGTAGTACAACAAACATCTTTTGATATTGTTGTTATAGAGAAAAATGAAGAAAATTAA
- the ftsZ gene encoding cell division protein FtsZ: MDNLFKVDDIKVDMPNKVKSDNVAKIAVIGVGGGGCNMINHMIKEGSHKIDLIAANTDLQVLHISKAPRKIQLGAKLTKGLGAGMKPEIGRDSAVESYEEIKSALQGADIIFIAAGLGGGTGTGAAAIIAKAAKEIGALTVSVVTKPFTWEGKKRAGLANLGLEELKKVSDSIIVVPNDRLLEIIDENVGMKDAFKIIDNILFQAVNGMSEVILNPGNSDINTDFADVKTIMQHRGMALMGIGKAKGENAAQKALEDAIDSPLLDKVSLNGAKGILIHFNIHPQVSLFAINDVMGTINDRMDSNAEIIFGTTSDATLETDEVKITIVATGFESKNDEYEEPSENAEEGTHNAISTDDHNYLDIPPLMRDYIVQYQF; encoded by the coding sequence ATGGATAATTTATTTAAAGTGGATGATATAAAAGTGGATATGCCTAATAAAGTTAAATCAGATAACGTAGCTAAAATTGCAGTAATTGGTGTTGGTGGTGGTGGTTGTAATATGATTAACCACATGATTAAAGAAGGTTCTCATAAAATTGATTTAATCGCAGCTAATACTGATTTACAAGTGCTTCATATTTCAAAAGCACCAAGAAAAATCCAATTAGGGGCAAAGCTTACTAAGGGATTAGGTGCTGGAATGAAACCAGAAATTGGTAGAGATTCTGCAGTTGAATCTTATGAAGAAATCAAATCAGCTCTTCAAGGTGCTGATATTATCTTTATTGCTGCTGGACTTGGAGGTGGTACGGGTACGGGTGCTGCTGCTATTATTGCAAAAGCTGCAAAAGAAATTGGAGCTTTAACAGTTTCTGTTGTTACTAAACCATTTACTTGGGAAGGTAAAAAAAGAGCAGGGCTTGCAAACCTAGGTTTAGAAGAGCTTAAAAAAGTATCAGATTCAATTATAGTTGTACCTAATGATAGATTATTAGAGATTATTGATGAAAATGTTGGTATGAAAGATGCCTTTAAAATTATTGATAATATTTTATTCCAAGCAGTTAATGGAATGTCAGAGGTTATTTTAAATCCTGGTAATTCAGATATTAATACGGATTTTGCTGATGTTAAAACTATTATGCAACATCGTGGTATGGCATTAATGGGAATTGGTAAAGCAAAAGGTGAAAATGCTGCTCAAAAAGCTTTAGAAGATGCTATTGATTCTCCTTTACTTGATAAAGTATCTTTAAATGGTGCAAAAGGTATTTTAATACATTTTAATATTCATCCTCAAGTATCCTTATTTGCAATTAATGATGTAATGGGAACTATAAATGATAGAATGGATTCTAATGCTGAAATAATATTTGGTACAACATCTGATGCAACTTTAGAAACAGATGAAGTTAAAATAACTATTGTAGCAACTGGATTTGAATCTAAAAATGATGAATATGAAGAACCAAGTGAAAATGCTGAAGAAGGTACTCATAATGCTATTTCTACTGATGATCACAATTATTTAGATATTCCACCTTTAATGAGAGATTATATAGTTCAATATCAATTTTAA
- the ftsA gene encoding cell division protein FtsA — protein sequence MNNTLLAIDIGSSTITAVIAKHDLESNINILGTGLQKSEGVNKGIIINIEEASKAIKDAINIAKRSTTEVIETCVVSISGSYTKSIRSSGSVNVPNGLITETEINQVMQMALYNATIVPEYEVVHVVPIFFKVDDSVDVDNPLNMNGSRLEVSVYIVTAKRTALTNIKSALKISGVDITRFVLDGYASAISILDDQQKKFGATVINIGSSTTEFVSYKGNSLIYNGFIPVGSNHITNDLSVMLHTPPAAAEKIKTEYGSLTKNYSSGNELGVRKVKIPRIGDEETYSEIALDHIQTIIHARIEEILILVKNKLKKSGILDNVGSGIVITGGMSNLEGIKVLADKIFDGIPIAISNPKNIENGYMSFDDAKMSTIVGLLVYSLGINRSYELDSSKKLMKPVKKQQAIVEEKAINNSSINTKSASFNDKSDLNLKDDPTILTPLRKDKKTGVSKFWSKISEWF from the coding sequence TTGAATAATACTCTTTTAGCAATTGATATTGGTTCATCTACAATAACAGCTGTTATAGCTAAACATGATTTAGAATCAAATATTAATATCCTTGGTACTGGTTTACAAAAGAGTGAGGGTGTTAATAAGGGTATAATTATAAATATTGAAGAGGCTTCTAAAGCTATAAAAGATGCAATTAATATAGCAAAAAGAAGTACAACAGAAGTTATAGAAACTTGTGTTGTTTCTATTTCAGGTAGTTATACTAAAAGTATAAGAAGTTCAGGTTCTGTTAATGTCCCTAATGGATTAATTACAGAAACTGAGATTAATCAAGTAATGCAAATGGCACTTTATAATGCAACTATTGTTCCAGAATATGAAGTTGTACATGTAGTTCCAATTTTCTTTAAAGTTGATGATTCTGTTGATGTTGACAATCCTCTTAACATGAATGGTTCTAGACTTGAAGTTTCTGTATATATTGTAACTGCTAAAAGAACAGCCCTTACAAATATAAAATCAGCTCTTAAAATATCAGGTGTTGATATTACTAGATTTGTATTAGATGGTTATGCTTCTGCTATTTCAATTTTAGATGATCAACAAAAGAAATTTGGAGCAACAGTAATTAATATTGGTTCTTCTACAACTGAATTTGTATCTTATAAAGGGAATTCATTAATTTATAATGGTTTTATTCCTGTTGGCTCTAATCATATTACAAATGATCTATCTGTTATGCTACATACACCTCCAGCAGCTGCTGAGAAAATTAAAACAGAATATGGTTCTCTAACAAAAAATTATTCATCTGGAAATGAATTAGGTGTTAGAAAAGTAAAAATTCCAAGAATTGGAGATGAAGAAACTTATTCTGAAATCGCCTTAGATCATATTCAAACTATTATACATGCGCGAATTGAAGAAATACTAATATTAGTAAAAAATAAGTTAAAAAAAAGTGGTATTTTAGATAATGTTGGTTCAGGTATTGTAATAACAGGTGGGATGAGTAATTTAGAAGGTATAAAAGTTTTAGCAGATAAAATCTTTGATGGTATACCTATTGCTATATCAAATCCAAAGAATATTGAAAATGGATATATGAGTTTTGATGATGCAAAAATGTCAACTATTGTTGGGTTATTAGTGTATTCATTAGGAATTAACAGAAGTTATGAATTAGATTCAAGTAAAAAATTAATGAAACCAGTCAAAAAGCAACAGGCTATTGTTGAAGAAAAGGCAATAAACAACAGTTCAATTAATACTAAATCTGCATCTTTTAATGATAAATCAGATTTAAACTTAAAAGATGACCCAACAATTTTAACACCGTTAAGAAAAGATAAGAAAACGGGTGTTTCGAAATTTTGGAGTAAAATATCGGAGTGGTTTTAA
- a CDS encoding peptidylprolyl isomerase codes for MITWMQRHKRWLVITIWISTIAFVGAGFVGWGSYDYGKEGGTVAVVGDREVSIEEYQQEYSNLYDQYARLFGKTFNEEMANKLNLKDIAYKQVLQKNLILAYADTLGLDITDEDIAKELLKYNAFLKDGKFDKPTYIQVLSQNRTTPVKFEDSLKRNILLQKVQSLFDVQPNSVEVKNLNKLLFLKDDITYKILKTKDITVSPSDEEIKKYWESNKNAYMSEISYLIETSEVPVISANSKEEEIKKHYDRFKTDYKKVDGKIKSFDEAKDEIVRELNAKFTKKEALKKYLKIKKAEEKLSASTLLDQSKLPFSVENNEKIISSKEGDLIKPFLEKDKYIIVKVISKNEAKPLSFNKALPAVKIAYEKVAKTKKLNEVAKKELENFMGIEAKNVTRESIDKILGLQEQEAASFLNQLFSVTKKSGIIELNDKVVLYRINASKLGTYDKTRDESVKSTLIQLESEELMNNLVKRLENTFEIKSSIEVKE; via the coding sequence ATGATTACGTGGATGCAAAGACATAAAAGATGGCTTGTGATTACTATTTGGATTAGTACAATCGCGTTTGTAGGAGCAGGTTTTGTTGGCTGGGGTTCCTATGATTATGGAAAAGAAGGTGGAACAGTAGCAGTTGTTGGAGATAGAGAGGTTTCTATTGAAGAATATCAACAAGAATATTCAAATCTTTATGATCAATATGCAAGACTATTTGGAAAAACTTTCAATGAGGAAATGGCTAATAAATTAAACTTAAAAGATATTGCATATAAGCAAGTATTACAAAAGAATTTGATTTTAGCATATGCTGATACTTTAGGTTTAGATATTACAGATGAAGATATTGCAAAAGAATTATTAAAATATAATGCATTTTTAAAAGATGGAAAATTTGATAAACCTACATATATTCAAGTTTTATCACAAAATAGAACGACTCCTGTTAAATTTGAAGATTCACTAAAAAGAAATATATTATTACAAAAAGTTCAATCATTATTTGATGTTCAACCAAATAGCGTTGAAGTTAAAAATTTAAATAAGTTATTATTTTTAAAAGATGATATTACTTATAAAATTTTAAAAACAAAAGATATTACTGTATCTCCTAGCGATGAAGAGATAAAAAAATATTGGGAATCAAATAAAAATGCTTATATGTCAGAAATTTCTTATCTTATTGAAACAAGTGAAGTTCCTGTAATTTCAGCTAATTCAAAAGAAGAAGAGATAAAAAAACATTATGATAGATTTAAAACTGATTATAAAAAAGTTGATGGAAAAATTAAATCATTTGATGAAGCAAAAGATGAAATTGTAAGAGAACTTAATGCTAAATTTACAAAAAAAGAAGCTTTAAAAAAATACTTAAAAATAAAAAAAGCTGAAGAAAAATTATCAGCATCAACTTTACTAGATCAAAGTAAACTTCCTTTTAGCGTAGAAAATAATGAAAAAATCATATCTTCAAAAGAAGGTGATTTAATTAAACCTTTTTTAGAAAAAGATAAATATATTATTGTTAAAGTTATAAGTAAGAATGAAGCTAAACCTCTTTCTTTTAATAAAGCATTACCAGCTGTAAAAATAGCCTATGAAAAAGTTGCAAAAACTAAAAAACTTAATGAAGTTGCAAAAAAAGAGTTAGAAAACTTTATGGGTATTGAAGCTAAAAATGTAACAAGAGAATCAATTGATAAAATTTTGGGTTTACAAGAACAAGAAGCTGCAAGTTTTCTAAATCAGTTATTTTCAGTAACTAAAAAATCTGGAATTATTGAATTAAATGATAAAGTTGTTTTATACAGAATTAATGCTTCTAAATTAGGAACTTATGATAAAACGAGAGATGAATCAGTAAAAAGTACACTTATTCAATTAGAAAGTGAAGAATTAATGAATAATCTTGTAAAAAGATTAGAAAATACTTTTGAAATTAAATCATCTATTGAAGTAAAGGAGTAA
- a CDS encoding AAA family ATPase, giving the protein MAKEEEYKSFKLTGVIKKVLYTNEETKYVIAVLENNQKVCGAYFDTEIEKIVGEEVVLTGNWTTHKKYGVQFEFDTLELKEAEIFFFLTKIVKGIGKKFAHELLEKYKEEELVKILNENPEELLKFKGIKEKKLKMIVSSWQKFKHLRELGSFLAKFGVTSNLITRIYSSLGEIDNLIEKIKENPYLLINIKGIGFKRADEIAKALGIDPLSEFRIMACLNYTLKEYCDNNGNSSIDKFHLYKLLDDSLRFNDKNALYEECLTKMLVDEEIFVTKENRYAPSMLYYAEKKILDFFNRRKNDLNRKIIADFDNYLVKKQLTLGFELSSEQKKAVELINDGHKTLFLIGYAGTGKSTSSKALLQLLEEVVSYDDIITIALSGIASQRISDTTGYNSATIQSLLMKHKEKDFFPYKVILLDEASMVNSVTFYQIISKIDDDTVFIIVGDDGQLPAIGAGNILADSIKHDLAPICKLTKIYRQNENQAIALIANDIRKGEVPKYNEEYDDFKFVNVSISNYYAQKNSNSSNEFADIRVENSEYILNNILNISATYIQKYFDLIKEKKINSALTLFQVITPMKGGLLGVENLNMQLQKLFNHTKGKAYATKLYEYKITDKVIHIKNENMRAQTMSMYKNGSSDFLEKRVFNGQLGLIIKLDFEENKCIVLYPNDDMVVFYDFDNVSSLLSLAYCLTIHKTQGMEYENALIPMSFSHYIMHNTKLLYTAITRAKKMCFIVGEEEAFVSACKKLEITIRESVINDLLSKPDIKNNLIDI; this is encoded by the coding sequence ATGGCAAAAGAAGAAGAGTATAAAAGTTTCAAACTTACAGGAGTTATAAAGAAAGTTCTTTATACCAATGAAGAAACAAAATACGTAATTGCAGTTTTAGAAAATAATCAAAAAGTTTGTGGGGCGTATTTTGATACTGAAATTGAAAAAATTGTAGGTGAAGAAGTTGTATTAACGGGAAATTGGACAACACATAAAAAATATGGAGTTCAATTTGAATTTGATACTTTAGAACTTAAAGAAGCAGAAATATTCTTTTTCCTTACAAAAATTGTAAAAGGTATTGGTAAAAAATTCGCACATGAATTACTAGAAAAATATAAAGAAGAAGAGCTTGTAAAAATATTAAATGAAAACCCAGAAGAGTTATTAAAATTCAAAGGTATAAAAGAAAAGAAACTTAAAATGATTGTAAGTTCTTGGCAAAAATTCAAACATTTAAGGGAACTAGGTTCTTTTCTTGCAAAGTTTGGTGTAACTTCAAATTTAATTACAAGAATTTATTCATCTTTAGGTGAAATAGATAATTTAATAGAAAAAATCAAAGAAAATCCATATCTTTTAATTAATATAAAAGGAATAGGTTTTAAACGTGCTGATGAAATTGCAAAAGCATTAGGGATAGATCCTTTAAGTGAATTTAGAATTATGGCATGTCTAAATTATACATTAAAAGAGTATTGTGATAATAATGGAAACTCTTCAATTGATAAATTCCATTTATATAAATTATTAGATGATTCTTTAAGATTCAATGATAAAAATGCACTTTATGAAGAATGTCTTACTAAAATGCTAGTAGATGAAGAGATTTTTGTAACAAAAGAAAATCGTTATGCTCCTTCAATGCTTTATTATGCAGAAAAAAAAATATTGGATTTTTTCAATCGTCGTAAAAATGATTTAAATCGTAAGATTATTGCAGATTTTGATAATTATTTAGTTAAAAAACAATTAACTTTAGGATTTGAATTAAGTAGTGAGCAAAAAAAAGCAGTTGAATTGATAAATGATGGGCATAAAACACTTTTTTTAATTGGTTATGCAGGAACAGGTAAATCAACTTCAAGTAAAGCACTTCTTCAACTATTAGAAGAAGTAGTCTCTTATGATGACATTATTACAATTGCACTAAGTGGAATTGCCTCACAGCGAATTTCTGATACTACAGGATATAATAGTGCAACTATTCAATCATTATTAATGAAGCATAAAGAAAAAGATTTTTTCCCTTATAAAGTTATTTTGTTAGATGAAGCTTCAATGGTAAATTCTGTAACTTTTTATCAAATTATTTCAAAAATAGATGATGATACAGTTTTTATAATTGTGGGTGATGATGGACAATTACCTGCAATTGGTGCAGGAAATATTTTAGCTGATTCGATAAAACATGATTTAGCACCAATTTGTAAATTAACAAAAATTTATAGACAAAATGAAAATCAAGCAATAGCATTAATAGCAAATGATATAAGAAAAGGTGAAGTTCCTAAATATAATGAAGAATATGATGATTTTAAGTTTGTAAATGTTTCAATTTCAAACTATTATGCACAAAAAAATTCTAACTCATCAAATGAATTTGCTGATATTAGAGTTGAAAACTCTGAGTATATTTTGAATAATATATTAAATATTTCAGCTACTTATATACAAAAATATTTTGATTTAATAAAAGAAAAGAAGATAAATTCTGCATTAACATTATTCCAAGTAATTACACCTATGAAAGGTGGATTATTAGGTGTTGAAAATCTAAATATGCAATTACAAAAACTTTTTAATCATACAAAAGGAAAAGCTTATGCAACAAAACTTTATGAGTACAAAATTACAGATAAAGTAATACATATAAAAAATGAGAATATGAGAGCTCAAACTATGAGTATGTACAAAAATGGTTCTAGTGATTTTTTAGAAAAAAGAGTATTTAATGGTCAATTAGGGTTAATTATAAAACTTGATTTTGAAGAAAATAAATGTATTGTACTTTACCCAAATGATGATATGGTAGTATTCTATGATTTTGACAATGTTTCATCATTGTTATCACTTGCTTATTGTTTAACAATTCATAAAACACAAGGGATGGAGTATGAAAATGCTCTGATCCCTATGAGTTTTTCTCATTATATTATGCATAATACAAAGTTACTTTATACTGCTATTACAAGAGCAAAAAAAATGTGTTTTATTGTTGGTGAAGAAGAAGCTTTTGTAAGTGCATGTAAAAAATTAGAAATTACGATTAGGGAATCTGTAATAAATGATTTATTAAGTAAGCCAGACATTAAAAATAATCTTATAGATATTTAA
- the arsC gene encoding arsenate reductase (glutaredoxin) (This arsenate reductase requires both glutathione and glutaredoxin to convert arsenate to arsenite, after which the efflux transporter formed by ArsA and ArsB can extrude the arsenite from the cell, providing resistance.), which translates to MQNIQIWHNPRCSKSRNALNLLEEKGIEANVIKYLNSTPSKEELKEVLKKLGISAKELLRTGEDIYKELNLKAENDEEKIIDTMLLHPKLIERPIIIKGDKAVIARPIENLEELLK; encoded by the coding sequence ATGCAAAACATTCAAATCTGGCACAACCCACGATGCTCAAAATCAAGAAATGCACTTAATTTATTAGAAGAAAAAGGTATTGAAGCAAATGTGATAAAATATCTTAACAGTACTCCAAGTAAAGAAGAACTAAAAGAAGTTTTAAAAAAACTAGGAATTTCGGCAAAAGAATTATTAAGAACTGGTGAAGATATTTATAAAGAATTAAATCTTAAAGCTGAAAATGATGAAGAAAAAATCATTGATACAATGCTTTTACATCCTAAATTAATTGAAAGACCAATTATTATTAAAGGTGATAAAGCAGTAATAGCAAGACCAATTGAAAATTTAGAAGAATTACTTAAATGA
- a CDS encoding flagellar hook-length control protein FliK — translation MLVSNNSLLNILLPNDNKALKDVLKQADSSTLEQMVKNKSISVNDILKNLFDDVKTRNKSNSTIENILKNSPIFKNLGSFSSSLSSMIKNIDEDSNLQKFKPLLENFSKNIQNLDANSLKEQLSKSGVFLESKIAQSNNQNSNLNTNLQKVLAQIQDLVKDINTPQAKQINELIQKVLQSSDSIQQTINLKNLSTSLQNLNNSLSTTQTTNLLTLKNQLNSIINDGNLVESKIENNSNNTNTNLKDQINTQIKDLLNQIKNELSQNPSLQNKNILNVIETLLKTNDLFTHDTKSMDVKSSSLNNFSNLSTFTNNLSTNLNSLVLALKDTISNLEPKQNNVDLQNNILKNIDKLENIIKEAVLNPSSLKNEPLSISNDIKSILLQMQDEISSKIDPKSQEILKQVDKLLTQIEYHQLTSFTSNSNYVYLPFFWDMLEDGSINMKKSEDEKFYCQINLTLKDFGKVDLMMSMYDSNKIDLTIYAQREHFKIAVRDNLQNLKKALNDIDLIPVNIKLLDLKEDKEKTDIDKKTDAFVNPYSDQITTNIDIRA, via the coding sequence ATGTTAGTATCAAATAATTCATTATTAAATATACTCTTACCAAATGATAATAAAGCTTTAAAAGATGTATTAAAGCAAGCAGACTCTTCTACCTTGGAACAAATGGTAAAAAATAAGTCTATAAGCGTAAATGATATATTAAAAAACTTATTTGATGATGTTAAAACAAGGAATAAATCTAATTCAACTATAGAAAATATATTAAAAAATTCTCCTATATTTAAAAACTTGGGTTCATTTTCAAGTTCTCTTTCTTCTATGATTAAAAATATTGATGAAGATTCAAATTTACAAAAATTCAAACCATTACTTGAAAATTTTTCAAAAAATATACAAAATTTAGATGCAAATAGCCTAAAAGAACAGTTATCTAAATCTGGAGTTTTTTTAGAATCTAAAATTGCACAAAGTAATAATCAAAATAGTAACTTAAATACAAACTTACAAAAAGTATTAGCTCAAATTCAAGACTTAGTAAAAGATATAAACACTCCTCAAGCAAAACAAATAAATGAATTAATACAAAAAGTTCTTCAAAGTTCTGATTCAATACAACAAACTATAAATTTAAAAAATCTTTCAACTTCATTACAAAATCTAAATAATAGTTTAAGTACTACTCAAACTACAAATTTATTAACTTTAAAAAATCAATTAAATTCTATAATAAATGATGGCAATTTAGTAGAATCGAAAATTGAAAACAACTCTAATAATACAAATACAAATTTAAAAGATCAAATTAATACTCAAATAAAAGATTTATTAAATCAAATTAAAAATGAGTTATCTCAAAATCCCAGTTTACAAAATAAAAATATTTTAAATGTAATAGAAACTCTCTTAAAAACCAATGATTTATTTACTCATGATACAAAGTCAATGGATGTAAAAAGTTCTTCCTTGAATAATTTTAGTAATTTATCGACATTTACAAACAATTTATCTACAAATTTAAATTCTCTTGTTTTAGCCTTAAAAGACACTATCTCAAATTTAGAACCTAAACAGAATAATGTAGATTTACAAAATAATATTTTAAAAAATATTGATAAGTTAGAAAATATCATAAAAGAAGCAGTACTAAATCCAAGTAGTCTAAAAAATGAACCCTTATCTATTTCAAATGATATAAAATCAATTTTATTACAAATGCAAGATGAAATATCATCTAAAATAGACCCAAAATCTCAAGAAATATTAAAACAAGTTGATAAACTATTAACTCAAATTGAATATCATCAATTAACTTCTTTTACATCAAATTCAAATTATGTTTATTTACCATTTTTTTGGGATATGCTAGAAGATGGAAGTATAAATATGAAAAAATCTGAGGATGAAAAGTTTTATTGCCAGATTAACTTAACATTAAAAGATTTTGGAAAAGTTGATTTAATGATGTCAATGTATGATTCAAATAAAATAGATTTAACAATTTATGCACAAAGAGAACATTTTAAAATAGCAGTAAGAGACAATCTTCAGAATTTAAAAAAAGCTCTTAATGATATTGATTTAATTCCTGTAAATATTAAATTACTTGATTTAAAAGAAGACAAAGAAAAAACTGATATTGATAAAAAAACTGATGCTTTTGTAAATCCATATTCTGATCAAATAACAACAAATATTGATATAAGAGCTTAA
- a CDS encoding EscU/YscU/HrcU family type III secretion system export apparatus switch protein — protein sequence MDGKDTKQTNNTISKAVALKYDIKKDNAPSVIAKGKGQTASNIIKLANEHDIPIKKDEDLIELLSQIDIDKEIPGGMYKAVAEIFSFIYDLSNKNKI from the coding sequence ATGGATGGAAAAGATACTAAACAAACAAATAATACAATATCTAAAGCTGTAGCACTTAAATATGATATCAAAAAAGATAATGCACCTAGTGTTATTGCTAAAGGGAAAGGGCAAACAGCTTCAAATATAATAAAACTTGCTAATGAACATGATATCCCTATAAAAAAAGATGAGGATTTAATCGAACTTTTATCACAAATTGATATTGATAAAGAAATACCTGGGGGTATGTATAAGGCTGTGGCAGAGATTTTTTCATTTATTTATGATTTATCAAACAAAAACAAAATATAA